In a single window of the Rhopalosiphum padi isolate XX-2018 chromosome 1, ASM2088224v1, whole genome shotgun sequence genome:
- the LOC132917440 gene encoding CCR4-NOT transcription complex subunit 1-like isoform X6, producing the protein MNLDSLSYTLSQISYLVANLSKKNYKSSVQELVDAIQLQGFEADRHLLRCLLSHIDLKEIEGPRNISHKDYYQVQLLAQQCTTLLNKPSLTSILCFALDNPLNIQKPLKSSIQPLKPSIQLFVQLSRILHLSLVQEVVFGLVCLESANYSTFALQFVKQKLPELIKSYINSDINTEQVTGGGLHDSSPEVLHLILSHVFAVDDQIFGISKEVKEVLLKNLRRDFPLEVAPVLLAPLIYSDNPDRPMDKINQDMSSISNSMLDPSLADLVMEMGYSICSSLEECRRNLLSVISGNGSSVIFGPSSIAKVLSMMIRTHTGLDTQSNLTYWPGDNANHDLDKSSINCTTWNVEVFVHTIKDLNPSLSWSDVIKELDHNDFIIKDRQGLVLLFTALRLGLKAQGYHADNFPVEMIYRHWSNSEAQMSLVQLILQNSDVFCFADYPYRSVSIDLLKVTPEADNKDINNWRSIELVDLMLYLAERGLYYQVQECLKFPAQKCPDLLALALIQSNGPLSMVRHEMISGLIPIFLGNHSNAGVILHHAWNHQNVGLRHTLVQAMSEWYVRSDHDHVKLSRILDIAQDLKALSLLLSVQQFVFVIDLACLASRREYLKLDKWLSDKIREHGENFVSACVKFLQKRCPQLAGSSTKDEHLSKYTPLSSETVLTILNCLRNVTGTISQELSDAILQMVTNCTNMYMSKVVSARINSTAPPPAILRASQHHRLNEGPSSQVLVDQLTGLATSLASLGLNSSAQSSSTFSLPGSLGQLVQTPGSPSRNNIGNTSGHGGFSIMTPSSSNAPGPAVSSQLSGPSNMLGRLPPHQINPSAIVKANHPIDNSLFVDGNMPVSVPKDIEDEANSYFQRIYNLAPHHSLSIDEVLEMLKRFQESPVKREREVFCCMLRNLFEEYRFFPAYPEKELITTAHLFGGIIEHGLVSNYKALGLALRFILDALKKSPSSKMYNFGITALDRFKHRLKDYHQYCSHIYAIPHFQQFPQHLIEYVEYGKTSNEPPSRVTDLAGASSNIISQGSFMPNSLNAFKAQSITTTTATTTVSSSSSKLTTTNAVLPSRPSIANTTNIDTLLVATEQEDKMIAPAENVQDKIAFIFNNLSQVNLQTKCDEIREIITHECLPWLSQYLVMKRVSIELNFHTLYSNFLDCLNNEALNSLIILETFRNIRVLLKSDKGMANFSDRSLLKNLGHWLGMITLAKNKPILLDDIDLKMLLVEAYNKGHQELLFTVPFIAKILESCAKSKVFRPRNPWTMSVMNCLAELHEEPDLKLTLKFEVEVLCKALNIELKDLTAGYVLKDPEIAKKLEPQLSNAEKSKPRPQSAPEPPKMSVPTPQRQTPIIQTIVASQAQQQQNNNATVPSINSNTRFNDELVGHVVAAGGVTTLTSTGSMGISGTPGMSPPLPLVEPKFNYVTFNTTNSSQIMSMIVINSQIPLFHSQPTLKTYVRNAIERSIQEWINPVVERSVKIAVITTEHIVKKDFGMDPDDTHLRKAAHCMVRNLTSGLAMITCREQVIQTLTTNLKQHFMSVLISPSQSQKEMIDQACTMCANDNLELACAFVQKTATEKAVIEIDKYLKIEYDRRSMSRMEGRRYCDPLVLGGQAEYLPETLRNKVGLPPPQMIGVYEEFARNIPGFQPLDREAVSLFIPKSGFPPDEMTVVYEKLISDIESLLQLYIASQRMLSNTTQPSNLHGVMEAMTALRRSRDIVTAGNVVNKTVESYLDGLSSSANHDLDMSIRYRDIHLNIFRAFQDPRAYNLQWTNKTLTKALMESRDELRFNIDAIDVLIRAGMVNISMYDMHLAMSMDNGANYVAMAYIKQFLQNYLIDNRSNSPITEHHLQATIDALNGIVLSGRPVPDGLTALLEAIRSPQTENNASERMASGSSSSSAHIQHGMLQGRDFDDPPGLLEKTEFLLKEWLTIYSAAPNRDPGKTFSVYIHQMNVQGILKSDDIITRFFRLSTQMMVELCYRQIPDQTQSPSTVRAKLFHTIDAYVKLIVLLVKHSGDATAITTKTNLLNKVLGIVVGVLLQDHDVQATDFHQLPYHRILITLFLDLNAPDPVLESINYPILAAFCHTFHLLRPRKVPGFAYAWLELISHRIFIGRLLGLTPQQKGWNFYAQLLIDLFKYLAPFLRNAELAKPVHLLYKGTLRVLLILLHDFPEFLCEFHYGFCDVIPPNCIQMRNLILSAFPRNMRLPDPFTPNLKVDVLQEISLAPKISPDFQCYIQPASFKKDLDLYLKTRAPVTFLSEIRTTMQQSCCEPGMRYNLSLLNAIVLYVGTQAIQHIRSKGLVPNTSTIAHSAHMDIFQNLSVDLDTEGRYLFLNAIANQLRFPNSHTHYFSCTLLYLFAEANSEAIQEQITRVLLERLIVNRPHPWGLLITFIELIKNPAYKFWNHEFVHCAPEIEKLFESVARSCMVHKQPNTSTDSGDLPDL; encoded by the exons GCAATCCAATTGCAAGGATTTGAAGCAGATCGACATTTATTGCGCTGTCTTCTTTCTCACATAGATCTTAAAGAGATTGAAGGACCGCGGAATATATCACATAAGGATTACTACCAAGTTCAATTGTTGGCACAACAGTGTACAACTCTTTTAAATAAGCCTTCCCTCACTTCGATTTTGTGTTTTGCACTTGACAATCCACTTAATATACAAaag CCTCTTAAATCATCAATACAGCCATTAAAACCATCAATACAGCTATTTGTCCAGCTGAGTAGGATATTGCATCTTAGTCTCGTTCAAGAAGTTGTTTTTGGACTCGTTTGTTTGGAATCAGCAAACTATTCAACATTTGCATTACAATTTGTTAAACAAAAATTGCCAGAATTAATCAAATCTTATATTAACTCAG ataTTAATACTGAGCAAGTTACTGGAGGAGGATTGCATGATTCTAGTCCTgaagtattacatttaatattaagtcaCGTATTTGCTGTCGATGATCAAATATTtg gcatAAGCAAAGAAGTCAaagaagttttattaaaaaatttacgcCGTGATTTTCCGCTCGAAGTTGCTCCTGTATTATTGGCTCCTTTAATATATTCTGATAACCCAGATCGCCCAATGgataaaataaatcaagatATGTCATCTATTTCCAATTCAAtg TTGGATCCATCACTAGCTGATTTAGTTATGGAAATGGGCTATTCTATTTGTTCATCACTAGAAGAATGCCGTCGAAATTTGTTATCGGTAATTAGTGGAAATGGTTCTTCAGTCATTTTTGGCCCTTCGTCAATTGCAAAAGTGTTATCAATGATGATACGAACACATACTGGGCTTGACACTCAATCAAATTTGACATACTGGCCTGGCGACAATGCAAACCATGATCTAGACAAAAGctctattaattgtacaacatGGAATGTTGAAGTTTTTGTTCATACAATCAAAGACttg aatccATCATTGTCTTGGTCAGATGTTATCAAAGAACTTGACCataacgattttattattaaagatagaCAAGGTTTAGTTCTTCTTTTTACTGCTTTGCGACTTGGCTTAAAAGCCCAAGGATATCATGCAGATAACTTTCCCGTTGAAATGATTTATCGACATTGGTCAAATTCTGAAGCACag atgtcACTTGTCCAActtatattacaaaattctgatgttttttgttttgctgATTATCCATACCGTTCTGTGTCAATCGATTTGCTGAAAGTAACCCCAGAAGCagataataaagatattaataattg gcgtTCTATTGAGCTTGTCGATTTAATGTTGTATTTGGCTGAACGTGGTCTTTATTATCAAGTGCAAGAGTGTTTAAAGTTTCCAGCTCAAAAATGTCCTGATTTATTGGCCCTTGCTCTAATTCAGTCTAATGGTCCTTTGAGTATGGTCAGGCATGAAATGATAAGTGGCCTTATACCAATATTTCTTGGAAATCATAGCAATGCAGGTGTCATATTGCACCATGCATGGAATCATCAG aatgtTGGGCTCAGACATACTCTAGTACAAGCCATGAGTGAATGGTATGTGCGTAGTGATCACGACCATGTAAAACTTTCCCGCATTTTAGATATAGCTCAagatttaaag gcaTTATCTCTATTGTTAAGTGTTCAGCAGTTTGTATTTGTCATTGATTTAGCTTGTTTAGCTTCACGACGAGAATACTTGAAACTTGATAAATGGTTATCAGATAAAATTCGTGAACATGGCGAAAATTTTGTTTCTGCTTGTGTTAAATTTTTGCaa aaACGATGCCCTCAGTTAGCCGGATCTTCAACCAAAGATGAACATTTGTCTAAATACACTCCATTGTCATCAGAGACTGTTCTAACAATCTTAAATTGTCTACGCAATGTTACTGG aACTATTTCACAAGAACTCTCAGATGCTATTTTGCAAATGGTAACAAATTGTACCAATATGTATATGTCTAAAGTAGTATCAGCACGTATTAATTCAACAGCTCCGCCACCAGCTATTCTCCGTGCTTCACAACATCATCGACTAAATGAAGGGCCATCATCACAAGTATTAGTTGACCAACTTACTGGGTTGGCTACTAGTCTTGCTAGTCTTGGATTAAATTCTTCAGCACAATCAAGTTCTACATTTAGTTTACCtg GCTCCTTAGGGCAGTTAGTTCAAACACCTGGATCGCCATCTCGTAATAATATCGGTAATACATCTGGACATGGAGGTTTCTCTATTATGACCCCTTCATCTTCAAATGCTCCAGGTCCTGCAGTTTCCAGTCAATTATCTGGACCATCTAATATGCTTGGCCGATTACCACCTCACCAGATCAATCCATCAGCAATAGTAAAAGCTAATCATCCTA ttgacaACAGTTTATTTGTTGATGGTAACATGCCAGTCTCTGTACCTAAAGACATAGAAGATGAAGCAAATAGTTATTTCCAACGTATTTATAATTTGGCACCCCATCATTCACTATCAATTGATGAAGTGCTAGAAATGTTAAAAAGATTTCAAGAATCTCCAGTTAAACGTGAAAGg gAAGTTTTTTGTTGTATGTTGAGAAACTTGTTTGAAGAGTATAGATTTTTCCCAGCATATCCTGAAAAAGAACTAATAACAACAGCTCATCTTTTTGGTGGTATTATAGAGCATGGTCTTGTTtc aaattataaagcTTTGGGTCTTGCGCTACGTTTTATTTTGGATGCACTAAAGAAAAGTCCAagttctaaaatgtataattttggtATAACTGCATTGGATCGTTTTAAACATCGTTTGAAGGATTATCATCAATATTGTTCTCACATTTATGCAATTCCTCATTTCCAACAGTTCCCACAACATCTAATtgag tATGTTGAGTATGGTAAAACTTCAAACGAACCACCATCTAGAGTAACAGATTTAGCTGGAGCaagtagtaatattatatcacaaggATCATTCATGCCAAATTCTCTTAATGCTTTCAAAGCCCAAAGTATCACTACTACTACAGCTACTACTACAGTATCATCTTCATCTTCTAAACTTACTACTACCAATGCTGTGTTACCATCCAGG CCTTCAATTGCAAACACAACAAATATCGATACTTTGTTGGTGGCCACAGAACAAGAGGACAAAATGATTGCACCTGCTGAAAATGTTCAAGATAAAATAGCTTTTATCTTTAACAACTTAAGTCAAGTGAATCTGCAAACTAag tgTGATGAAATTAGAGAAATTATTACCCATGAATGTTTACCATGGCTATCACAATATTTGGTTATGAAACGTGTCAGTATTGAATTGAATTTCCATACCTTGTACTCTAATTTTTTGGATTGTTTGAATAACGAAGCCttgaattctttaataatattggaaACATTCAGGAATATAAGA gttTTGTTAAAAAGTGACAAAGGAATGGCCAATTTTTCTGATAGATCACTTTTAAAGAATTTAGGTCATTGGTTGGGAATGATAACATTAGcaaaaaataaacctatactATTGGACGATATTGacctaaaaatgttattggtgGAAGCATATAACAAGGGACATCAAGAACTACTATTTACTGTGCCATTTATTGCTAAGATACTAGAATCATGTGCTAAAAGCAAG gtaTTTAGACCAAGAAATCCATGGACAATGTCTGTAATGAACTGTCTAGCTGAACTTCATGAAGAACCAGATTTGAAATTAACTTTGAAATTCGAAGTTGAAGTATTGTGTAAAGCTTTAAACATAGAACTTAAG gattTGACTGCTGGTTATGTTCTTAAAGATCCAGAAATAGCAAAGAAATTAGAACCTCAACTATCTAATGCAGAAAAATCTAAACCTCGACCTCAAAGTGCTCCAGAGCCTCCAAAAATGTCTGTTCCTACACCCCAACGCCAAACACCAATTATTCaaa caattgTTGCCTCTCAAGCTCAGCAACAACAGAATAATAATGCAACAGTTCCATCAATAAATTCTAATACTCGATTCAATGATGAACTTGTTGGCCATGTAGTGGCTGCTGGTGGAGTTACAACTTTAACATCTACTGGTAGCATGGGCATTAGTGGTACACCAGGCATGTCTCCACCACTACCTTTGGTTGAGCCTAAGTTTAATTATGTTACATTCAATACTACTAATTCATCACAGATAATGTCTATGATTGTTATTAACTctcaa attccgCTGTTTCATAGCCAACCAACACTAAAGACTTACGTACGCAATGCCATTGAACGGTCAATCCAAGAATGGATAAATCCTGTTGTCGAGAGATCAGTAAAAATTGCAGTAATTACCACAGAACACATTGTTAAAAaa GATTTTGGTATGGACCCAGATGACACCCATTTACGTAAAGCAGCGCATTGTATGGTAAGAAATTTAACTTCTGGTTTGGCAATGATTACCTGTCGAGAGCAAGTCATTCAAACATTGACAACTAATTTGAAGCAACATTTTATGAGTGTTTTGatt TCTCCATCACAATCTCAAAAGGAAATGATTGATCAAGCTTGTACCATGTGTGCAAATGATAATTTAGAATTAGCATGTGCATTTGTCCAAAAAACTGCAACTGAAAAAGCCGTAATAGAAATtgacaaatacttaaaaatt gaaTACGATAGGCGCAGTATGTCAAGAATGGAAGGTCGTCGTTATTGTGATCCACTAGTATTAGGTGGCCAAGCAGAATATCTGCCAGAAACTCTACGTAATAAAGTTGGTTTACCACCACCTCAGATGATTGGAGTGTATGAGGAATTTGCAAGGAACATACCTGGTTTTCAACCATTAGATCGGGAAGCTGTTTCGTTATTCATTCCAAaatct GGTTTTCCGCCTGATGAGATGACAGTAGTTTATGAAAAACTCATTAGTGACATTGAGTcacttttacaattatatatagcCAGCCAACGAATGCTTTCTAACACAACACAACCATCAAATTTACATGGTGTTATGGAAGCAATGACAGCATTAAGAAGATCACGTGATATTGTTACTGCAGGAAATGTtgttaataaa acTGTAGAAAGTTATTTAGATGGTCTTAGTTCATCAGCAAACCATGATTTGGATATGAGTATCAGATACCGTGATATACATCTCAATATATTTAGAGCTTTTCAAGATCCTCGTGCTTACAATTTACAATGGACAAATAAAACTCTGACcaa AGCTCTCATGGAATCTAGAGATGAGTTACGTTTTAACATTGATGCAATTGATGTTTTAATACGTGCTGGGATGGTGAATATTAGCATGTATGACATGCACTTGGCTATGTCTATGGATAATGGTGCAAATTATGTAGCCATGGCatacattaaacaatttttacaaaactatttGATAGATAATCGTTCTAATTCACCTATAACTGAACATCATCTCCAAGCTACTATTGATGCATTGAATGGCATTGTACTTAGTGGTCGCCCTGTTCCTGATGG gttgaCAGCACTTCTGGAAGCAATTAGATCACCACAAACAGAAAATAATGCTTCAGAAAGAATGGCTAGTGGCAGTAGTAGTTCCTCAGCACACATTCAACATGGGATGCTACAG GGTAGAGACTTTGATGATCCTCCTGGATTGTTGGAAAAAACTGAGTTTTTACTTAAGGAATGGTTGACCATTTATAGTGCAGCACCCAATAGAGATCCAGGAAAGACTTTTAGTGTATACATTCATCAA ATGAATGTCCAaggaattttaaaatctgaTGACATCATAACTCGATTTTTCCGTCTCAGTACACAGATGATGGTTGAACTATGTTATAGACAGATACCTGATCAAACACAGTCTCCTTCTACTGTCCGTGCTAAACTTTTCCATACAATTGATGCCTACGTTAAACTCATTGTGCTACTAGTTAAACATTCTGGTGATGCAACTGCCATAACTACTAAAACAAATCTTTTGAATAAA gttCTTGGAATTGTTGTTGGTGTTTTGCTTCAAGATCATGACGTCCAAGCCACTGACTTTCACCAATTACCGTACCATAGGATTTTAATCACCCTTTTCCTTGATTTGAATGCACCTGATCCAGTATTAGAATCAATCAATTATCCC atACTTGCTGCATTTTGTCATACTTTTCATCTACTTCGACCAAGAAAAGTTCCAGGCTTCGCATATGCTTGGCTGGAACTTATATCTCATAGGATATTCATTGGTCGTCTTTTGGGATTAACTCCACAACAAAAG GGTTGGAATTTCTATGCTCAATTACTCATTGACCTGTTCAAATACCTGGCTCCATTCTTAAGAAATGCTGAACTTGCCAAGCCTGTTCATTTGTTATATAAGGGAACATTGCGAGTGCTCCTTATTTTGCTACATGATTTTCCAGAATTCTTGTGCGAGTTCCACTATGGCTTTTGTGATGTGATACCTCCAAATTGCATTCAG atGAGAAATTTGATATTATCTGCATTCCCACGTAACATGCGTTTACCAGATCCATTTACACCAAACTTAAAAGTTGATGTGCTTCAAGAAATATCTTTGGCTCCAAAAATTAGTCCAGATTTTCAATGCTACATCCAACCAGCTagctttaaaaaa gatttagatttatatttgaaaactcGAGCTCCAGTTACATTTTTGTCAGAGATCCGTACTACGATGCAACAGAGTTGTTGTGAACCAGGAATGCGTTATAATCTTTCACTTTTAAACGCAATTGTTCTGTATGTTGGTACCCAAGCTATTCAACATATTCGCAGCAAGGGTTTAGTTCCAAATACCTCTACTATTGCTCATTCTGCGCACATGgatattttccaaaatttatCTGTGGACCTTGACACAGAAg gtcgctatttgtttttaaatgctaTTGCAAACCAATTACGTTTTCCTAATAGCCACACACATTACTTTAGCTGTACTCTTTTGTATCTATTTGCTGAGGCTAACAGTGAAGCTATTCAAGAACAAATAACAAG AGTTCTTTTGGAAAGGTTGATTGTTAACAGACCTCATCCTTGGGGCTTATTGATCACATTTATTGAGCTAATAAAAAATCCAGCTTACAAGTTTTGGAACCACGAATTTGTACATTGCGCTCCAGAAATTGAAAA GTTATTTGAATCTGTTGCCCGTTCTTGCATGGTACACAAACAACCCAACACTTCAACAGATAGTGGAGATTTACCAGATTTATAA